A window of the Lactuca sativa cultivar Salinas chromosome 5, Lsat_Salinas_v11, whole genome shotgun sequence genome harbors these coding sequences:
- the LOC111881897 gene encoding uncharacterized protein LOC111881897 encodes MFNGDNYQLWAARMTSYLEAMDLWEVVEEDYVVPQLPENPTMAQIKVHKEKTSRKSKAKATLFAAVSTTIFIRIMCLKTGKEVWDYLKEEYEGDEKIRGMQALNLIREFEMQRMKESETIKEYSDRLLDIRNKTQEQRRLMRHEHVVEGALPAKHRDERKQKKKSDKNSSSTSVVEDFVNNQNQTKVQTPKKNYPPCKHCGKMGHPPFRCWKRPDAKCNKCNQVGHEAVIYRSNTQKHEEVHKATQDEEDHMFVASCYSTTISPECWLIDSGCINHMCNDISLFKEVFPLKSRRVKVGNGEYVIVKGIGTVAIITTSGPQRTPSLQGNVYHIIFIDDFTRMCWTYFMKFKSEVTDVFWKFKKMVENQSDWKIQVLRSDNGKEYTSEKFNMFCKEADIEHQLTVPYSP; translated from the exons ATGTTCAATGGTGATAATTACCAGCTATGGGCTGCAAGAATGACATCTTATCTTGAAGCCATGGATCTTTGGGAAGTTGTAGAAGAGGACTATGTTGTTCCTCAACTTCCAGAAAATCCTACCATGGCTCAAATCAAAGTTCACAAAGAGAAGACATCAAGGAAGTCAAAGGCAAAAGCAACTCTGTTTGCTGCAGTCTCTACAACCATTTTCATAAGAATTATGTGCCTCAAAACTGGAAAAGAAGTGTGGGATTATCTGAAGGAGGAATATGAAGGAGATGAGAAAATTCGAGGCATGCAGGCTCTCAACTTGATCAGAGAATTTGAGATGCAGAGAATGAAAGAATCAGAGACTATCAAGGAGTATTCAGACAGATTACTGGATATTAGAAACAAG ACACAAGAGCAACGTAGGCTTATGAGACATGAGCATGTTGTTGAAGGTGCTCTACCGGCCAAGCATCGAGATGAACGAAAGCAAAAGAAGAAGAGTGACAAAAATTCCTCATCAACTTCTGTTGTTGAAGATTTTGTCAACAATCAGAATCAAACCAAAGTTCAAACTCCAAAAAAGAATTATCCACCTTGTAAGCATTGTGGTAAAATGGGTCATCCTCCATTCAGATGTTGGAAAAGGCCAGAtgcaaagtgcaacaaatgtaaTCAGGTCGGTCACGAAGCTGTTATATATAGAAGCAATACTCAAAAGCATGAAGAAGTCCATAAAGCTACTCAAGATGAAGAAGACCATATGTTTGTTGCATCTTGTTATTCAACAACAATTTCTCCTGAATGTTGGCTAATTGACAGCGGGTGTATAAACCACATGTGTAATGACATCAGCCTCTTTAAAGAGGTATTTCCTTTGAAGTCTAGGAGAGTGAAAGTAGGCAATGGTGAATACGTTATAGTCAAAGGAATTGGAACAGTTGCAATTATAACTACTTCAG GACCTCAAAGAACACCATCATTGCAAGGTAATGTTTACCACATTATTTTCATTGATGATTTTACAAGAATGTGTTGGACTTACTTCATGAAGTTCAAGTCAGAAGTGACTGATGTTTTCTGGAAATTCAAAAAAATGGTTGAAAACCAAAGTGATTGGAAAATTCAAGTGTTGAGGTCTGATAATGGAAAGGAGTATACATCAGAAAAATTCAATATGTTCTGCAAGGAAGCCGACATTGAACATCAGCTCACTGTTCCATATTCTCCGTAG